One genomic window of Piliocolobus tephrosceles isolate RC106 chromosome 19, ASM277652v3, whole genome shotgun sequence includes the following:
- the DNMT3L gene encoding DNA (cytosine-5)-methyltransferase 3-like isoform X1 — protein MAAIPALDPEAEPSMDVILVGSSELSSPVSSGAGRDLIAYEVKVNQRNIEDICLCCGSLQVHTQHPLFEGGMCTPCKDKFLDALFLYDDDGYQSYCSICCSGETLLICGNPDCTRCYCFECVDSLVGPGTSGKVHAMSNWVCFLCLPFSRSGLLQRRRKWRGQLKAFYDRESESPLEMFETVPVWRREPVRVLSLFEDITKELTSLGFLESGSDPGQLKHLDDVTDTVRKDVEEWGPFGLLYGATPPLGHTCEHPPSWYLFQFHRLLQYARPGPGSPRPFFWMFVDNLVLNKEDQDVASRFLEMEPTTIPDVRGGSLQNAVRVWSNIPAIRSSRQWALVSEEELSLLTQNRQSSKLAAKRPTKLVKNCFLPLREYFKYFSTELTSSL, from the exons ATGGCGGCCATCCCAGCCCTGGACCCGGAGGCTGAGCCCAGTATGGACGTGATCTTGGTGGGATCCAGTGAGCTCTCAAGCCCCGTTTCATCTGGGGCAGGCAGAG ATCTTATTGCGTATGAAGTCAAGGTTAACCAGCGAAATATAGAAG ACATCTGTCTCTGCTGCGGAAGTCTCCAGGTTCACACGCAGCACCCTCTGTTTGAAGGAGGGATGTGCACCCCATGTAAG GACAAGTTCCTGGATGCCCTCTTCCTGTACGATGATGACGGGTACCAATCCTACTGCTCCATCTGCTGCTCCGGAGAGACGCTGCTCATCTGCGGAAACCCTGATTGCACCCG ATGCTACTGCTTTGAGTGTGTGGATAGCCTGGTCGGCCCCGGGACCTCCGGGAAGGTGCATGCCATGAGCAACTGGGTGTGCTTCCTGTGCCTGCCCTTTTCCCGAAGCGGGCTGCTGCAACGCCGGAGGAAGTGGCGCGGTCAGCTCAAGGCCTTCTATGACCGAGAGTCG GAGAGTCCCCTTGAGATGTTTGAAACCGTGCCTGTGTGGAGGAGAGAGCCCGTCCGGGTGCTGTCTCTTTTTGAAGACATCACGAAAG AGCTGACGAGTTTGGGCTTTTTGGAAAGCGGTTCCGACCCGGGACAGCTGAAGCATCTGGATGACGTCACAGACACAGTGAGGAAGGAT GTGGAGGAGTGGGGGCCCTTCGGTCTCCTGTACGGCGCCACACCTCCCCTGGGCCACACCTGCGAGCATCCTCCCA GTTGGTACCTGTTCCAGTTCCACCGGCTCCTGCAGTACGCGCGGCCCGGGCCGGGCAGCCCCAGGCCCTTCTTCTGGATGTTCGTGGACAATCTGGTACTGAACAAAGAAGACCAGGACGTCGCCTCTCGCTTCCTGGAG ATGGAGCCAACCACCATCCCAGATGTCCGCGGCGGATCCCTACAGAATGCTGTCCGCGTGTGGAGCAACATTCCAGCCATAAGGAG cAGCAGGCAGTGGGCTCTGGTTTCGGAAGAAGAATTGTCCCTGCTGACACAGAACAGGCAGAGCTCGAAGCTCGCGGCCAAGCGGCCCACCAAGCTGGTGAAGAACTGCTTTCTCCCCCTAAGAgaatatttcaagtatttttcaaCCGAACTCACTTCCTCTTTATAA
- the ICOSLG gene encoding ICOS ligand isoform X1 produces MRLGSPGLFLLLFSSLRADPQQKEVRAMVGSDVELSCACPEGSHFDLNDIYVYWQTSESKTVVTYHIPQNSSLDNVDSHYRNRALMSPAGMRQGDFSLRLFNVTPQDEQKFHCLVLSQSLGFQEVLSVVVTLHVAANFSVPVVSTPHSPSQDELTFTCTSINGYPRPNVYWINKTDNSLLDQALQNDTVFLNTRGLYDVVSVLRIARTPSVNIGCCIENVLLRQNLTVGSQTGHIGERDKITENPVGTLEKTEVTWSVLAVLCLLVAVAVAIGWVCRDRWLRRSYAGRDSPILWMLMFVLLV; encoded by the exons ATGCGGCTGGGCAG TCCTGGACTGTTCCTCCTGCTCTTCAGCAGCCTTCGAGCCG ATCCTCAGCAGAAGGAAGTCAGAGCGATGGTGGGCAGCGACGTGGAGCTCAGCTGCGCTTGCCCCGAAGGAAGCCATTTTGATTTAAATGACATTTACGTATACTGGCAAACCAGTGAGTCGAAAACCGTGGTGACTTACCACATCCCACAGAACAGCTCCTTGGACAACGTGGACAGCCACTATCGGAACCGGGCCCTGATGTCACCGGCCGGCATGCGGCAGGGCGACTTCTCCCTGCGCTTGTTCAACGTCACCCCCCAGGATGAGCAGAAGTTTCACTGCCTGGTGTTGAGCCAATCCCTGGGATTCCAGGAGGTGCTGAGCGTTGTGGTCACACTGCATGTGGCAG caaacttcagcGTGCCTGTTGTCAGCACCCCCCACAGCCCCTCCCAGGATGAGCTCACCTTCACGTGTACATCCATCAACGGCTACCCCAGGCCCAACGTGTACTGGATCAACAAGACGGACAACAGCCTGCTGGACCAGGCTCTGCAGAATGACACCGTCTTCTTGAACACGCGGGGCTTGTACGACGTGGTCAGTGTGCTGAGGATCGCGCGGACCCCCAGCGTGAACATCGGCTGCTGCATAGAGAACGTGCTTCTGCGGCAGAACCTGACTGTCGGCAGCCAAACAG GACACATCGGAGAGAGAGACAAGATCACAGAGAATCCAGTCGGTACCCTCGAGAAGACCGAGGTCACGTGGAGCGTCCTGGCTGTCCTGTGCCTGCTTGTGGCCGTGGCAGTGGCCATAGGCTGGGTGTGCAGGGACCGCTGGCTCCGCCGCAGCTATGCAGGTAGAGACAGCCCCATATTGTGGATGTTAATGTTCGTTCTGTTGGTGTGA
- the DNMT3L gene encoding DNA (cytosine-5)-methyltransferase 3-like isoform X2, which produces MAAIPALDPEAEPSMDVILVGSSELSSPVSSGAGRDLIAYEVKVNQRNIEDICLCCGSLQVHTQHPLFEGGMCTPCKDKFLDALFLYDDDGYQSYCSICCSGETLLICGNPDCTRCYCFECVDSLVGPGTSGKVHAMSNWVCFLCLPFSRSGLLQRRRKWRGQLKAFYDRESESPLEMFETVPVWRREPVRVLSLFEDITKELTSLGFLESGSDPGQLKHLDDVTDTVRKDVEEWGPFGLLYGATPPLGHTCEHPPSWYLFQFHRLLQYARPGPGSPRPFFWMFVDNLVLNKEDQDVASRFLEMEPTTIPDVRGGSLQNAVRVWSNIPAIRSRQWALVSEEELSLLTQNRQSSKLAAKRPTKLVKNCFLPLREYFKYFSTELTSSL; this is translated from the exons ATGGCGGCCATCCCAGCCCTGGACCCGGAGGCTGAGCCCAGTATGGACGTGATCTTGGTGGGATCCAGTGAGCTCTCAAGCCCCGTTTCATCTGGGGCAGGCAGAG ATCTTATTGCGTATGAAGTCAAGGTTAACCAGCGAAATATAGAAG ACATCTGTCTCTGCTGCGGAAGTCTCCAGGTTCACACGCAGCACCCTCTGTTTGAAGGAGGGATGTGCACCCCATGTAAG GACAAGTTCCTGGATGCCCTCTTCCTGTACGATGATGACGGGTACCAATCCTACTGCTCCATCTGCTGCTCCGGAGAGACGCTGCTCATCTGCGGAAACCCTGATTGCACCCG ATGCTACTGCTTTGAGTGTGTGGATAGCCTGGTCGGCCCCGGGACCTCCGGGAAGGTGCATGCCATGAGCAACTGGGTGTGCTTCCTGTGCCTGCCCTTTTCCCGAAGCGGGCTGCTGCAACGCCGGAGGAAGTGGCGCGGTCAGCTCAAGGCCTTCTATGACCGAGAGTCG GAGAGTCCCCTTGAGATGTTTGAAACCGTGCCTGTGTGGAGGAGAGAGCCCGTCCGGGTGCTGTCTCTTTTTGAAGACATCACGAAAG AGCTGACGAGTTTGGGCTTTTTGGAAAGCGGTTCCGACCCGGGACAGCTGAAGCATCTGGATGACGTCACAGACACAGTGAGGAAGGAT GTGGAGGAGTGGGGGCCCTTCGGTCTCCTGTACGGCGCCACACCTCCCCTGGGCCACACCTGCGAGCATCCTCCCA GTTGGTACCTGTTCCAGTTCCACCGGCTCCTGCAGTACGCGCGGCCCGGGCCGGGCAGCCCCAGGCCCTTCTTCTGGATGTTCGTGGACAATCTGGTACTGAACAAAGAAGACCAGGACGTCGCCTCTCGCTTCCTGGAG ATGGAGCCAACCACCATCCCAGATGTCCGCGGCGGATCCCTACAGAATGCTGTCCGCGTGTGGAGCAACATTCCAGCCATAAGGAG CAGGCAGTGGGCTCTGGTTTCGGAAGAAGAATTGTCCCTGCTGACACAGAACAGGCAGAGCTCGAAGCTCGCGGCCAAGCGGCCCACCAAGCTGGTGAAGAACTGCTTTCTCCCCCTAAGAgaatatttcaagtatttttcaaCCGAACTCACTTCCTCTTTATAA
- the ICOSLG gene encoding ICOS ligand isoform X2, with amino-acid sequence MRLGSPGLFLLLFSSLRAANFSVPVVSTPHSPSQDELTFTCTSINGYPRPNVYWINKTDNSLLDQALQNDTVFLNTRGLYDVVSVLRIARTPSVNIGCCIENVLLRQNLTVGSQTGHIGERDKITENPVGTLEKTEVTWSVLAVLCLLVAVAVAIGWVCRDRWLRRSYAGRDSPILWMLMFVLLV; translated from the exons ATGCGGCTGGGCAG TCCTGGACTGTTCCTCCTGCTCTTCAGCAGCCTTCGAGCCG caaacttcagcGTGCCTGTTGTCAGCACCCCCCACAGCCCCTCCCAGGATGAGCTCACCTTCACGTGTACATCCATCAACGGCTACCCCAGGCCCAACGTGTACTGGATCAACAAGACGGACAACAGCCTGCTGGACCAGGCTCTGCAGAATGACACCGTCTTCTTGAACACGCGGGGCTTGTACGACGTGGTCAGTGTGCTGAGGATCGCGCGGACCCCCAGCGTGAACATCGGCTGCTGCATAGAGAACGTGCTTCTGCGGCAGAACCTGACTGTCGGCAGCCAAACAG GACACATCGGAGAGAGAGACAAGATCACAGAGAATCCAGTCGGTACCCTCGAGAAGACCGAGGTCACGTGGAGCGTCCTGGCTGTCCTGTGCCTGCTTGTGGCCGTGGCAGTGGCCATAGGCTGGGTGTGCAGGGACCGCTGGCTCCGCCGCAGCTATGCAGGTAGAGACAGCCCCATATTGTGGATGTTAATGTTCGTTCTGTTGGTGTGA